In one window of Pseudoalteromonas sp. N1230-9 DNA:
- a CDS encoding TIGR02647 family protein, with protein MQFDTNMLDELTLLAKFPRDSQMQGIKIHSDADTSIRDAAKRLYDKGITDSPDGGYLTDLGLDLIKHVSVINSALS; from the coding sequence ATGCAATTTGATACTAATATGCTTGATGAGTTAACGCTTCTTGCAAAGTTTCCGCGTGATTCACAAATGCAGGGTATTAAAATCCACTCAGATGCAGATACTTCAATAAGGGATGCTGCAAAGCGCCTTTATGATAAAGGCATTACTGATAGTCCAGATGGTGGCTATTTAACGGATTTAGGACTGGATTTGATCAAGCATGTAAGCGTTATTAATTCAGCGCTCAGTTAG
- a CDS encoding diacylglycerol kinase family protein → MWAAISYLALGIAFIIAGLSVKAIYFALFFYWTALSLLLVSGAYFFNLARIFRKRENGVIPIYIRWAFIPFLMGAQLYNAWSRKNDKVPPLQQIDEQLFLACRLFPSDIDTMKEMGITAILDVTCEFDGLEWSSTQENIRYLNIPILDHSVPTRAQLNQAINWIHHQVKQDRRVVVHCALGRGRSVFVMAAYLLSQNKDADVHDILLKIKETRETANLNKRQLRHLVRRHRNGDLLIKNKAVLIANPVSGTKLWESKNKQITSRLSQYYDLTVHTTTKDTNGTELAKEAIKSQPDVIIACGGDGTVTEVATVLVNTDCKLGIIPLGTANALAHVLMGIKSKIIPVEQACELIIEGQATRIDTAVCNGERMLLLAGVGFEQQMIEKAHREAKNESGQLAYLQGFWQALGEHEAQDYTVTIDSNEPQVINTTSLIVANAAPFTTLLAQSAGQPDHQDGLLDVNWLTPNTDSKASTLSIAELVFSSITQTSFAIDSHHTNAREVTISADEPLSYVIDGEVKTADKLVVEVSPKSLSVITSEQA, encoded by the coding sequence ATGTGGGCTGCTATAAGTTATTTGGCGTTGGGAATTGCATTTATAATTGCAGGGTTGAGTGTTAAGGCTATTTATTTTGCGTTATTTTTTTATTGGACTGCTTTATCCTTACTTCTCGTAAGCGGTGCTTATTTCTTTAACTTGGCACGTATATTTCGTAAGCGTGAAAATGGCGTTATTCCCATTTATATCCGCTGGGCATTTATCCCTTTTCTGATGGGTGCACAACTATACAATGCATGGTCTCGCAAAAATGACAAAGTTCCGCCATTACAGCAAATTGACGAGCAGTTATTTTTAGCATGCCGTTTATTCCCCTCTGACATAGACACTATGAAAGAGATGGGTATAACAGCTATTTTAGATGTTACATGTGAATTTGATGGGCTTGAGTGGTCATCTACTCAAGAAAATATTCGTTATTTAAATATCCCAATTTTAGATCATAGTGTGCCAACTAGGGCACAATTAAACCAAGCAATTAACTGGATCCATCATCAGGTTAAACAAGACCGCCGTGTTGTCGTTCATTGTGCTCTTGGCCGTGGACGCTCCGTTTTTGTGATGGCTGCTTATCTGTTAAGTCAAAATAAAGATGCAGATGTGCACGACATTCTATTGAAAATTAAAGAAACCCGCGAAACTGCAAATTTAAATAAGCGCCAATTGCGCCATCTAGTTCGTCGTCATCGAAATGGCGATTTATTAATTAAAAATAAAGCTGTGTTAATTGCAAACCCAGTTTCGGGCACCAAATTATGGGAATCTAAAAATAAGCAAATAACCTCACGATTATCGCAATATTATGATCTTACTGTGCATACAACCACTAAGGATACAAATGGAACAGAGCTTGCCAAAGAGGCGATAAAGTCACAACCAGATGTAATCATTGCATGTGGTGGCGATGGAACTGTGACAGAGGTTGCTACAGTATTGGTTAATACAGATTGTAAACTAGGTATCATCCCGCTTGGTACAGCAAATGCGCTTGCCCATGTTTTAATGGGAATTAAGTCAAAAATTATTCCCGTTGAGCAAGCCTGCGAATTAATTATAGAAGGACAGGCGACGCGCATTGATACAGCGGTTTGTAATGGCGAAAGAATGTTACTTTTAGCCGGTGTAGGGTTCGAGCAACAAATGATTGAAAAAGCCCACCGTGAAGCTAAGAATGAATCTGGTCAACTTGCGTACTTGCAAGGCTTTTGGCAGGCGTTGGGAGAGCATGAAGCACAGGACTATACAGTGACAATCGACAGTAATGAGCCGCAAGTGATTAATACCACAAGTTTGATTGTGGCAAATGCAGCACCTTTTACTACTTTGTTGGCTCAGTCAGCGGGTCAGCCTGATCATCAAGATGGTCTATTAGATGTGAATTGGTTAACACCTAATACAGATTCAAAAGCAAGCACCTTGAGTATTGCCGAATTGGTTTTCTCGAGTATTACGCAAACAAGTTTCGCGATTGACAGCCATCACACAAATGCAAGGGAAGTGACTATAAGTGCGGATGAACCGCTGAGTTATGTGATAGATGGTGAAGTTAAAACGGCCGATAAGCTGGTGGTTGAAGTATCACCGAAATCACTTTCGGTGATAACCTCAGAGCAGGCTTAA
- a CDS encoding anti-sigma factor, with protein sequence MNYENQTLIDMLAAEYVLGTLRGPARDRFARLMLTSTRAREATWMWEQHLNNLASSIESIPPDDHVWEKIVNRVDPDVIPINSKAKKSSSSILQAWSLIATAACIVLALIIWQPHESAKSQAQQIALFKNQEQTPLWFIDVQQNNLSVKASAALIPRTDKDYELWMIIKGQEAPISLGLLPKSGRIELPKDARFNADDISLLAVSLEPLGGSPNGSPTEVLYTTELVVL encoded by the coding sequence ATGAATTATGAAAACCAAACACTTATTGATATGTTGGCCGCTGAATATGTGCTTGGCACTTTAAGAGGCCCAGCCCGTGATAGGTTTGCCAGGTTAATGCTGACATCAACTCGAGCCAGAGAAGCAACATGGATGTGGGAGCAGCATCTTAACAACTTAGCAAGTTCCATTGAGTCTATCCCTCCTGATGATCATGTCTGGGAAAAAATAGTCAATCGTGTCGACCCAGATGTTATTCCTATTAACAGCAAAGCAAAAAAATCGAGTTCATCGATACTCCAAGCATGGTCATTAATAGCAACTGCTGCATGTATTGTGCTTGCTCTGATCATTTGGCAGCCTCATGAGTCTGCAAAATCTCAAGCACAACAAATCGCATTATTCAAAAACCAAGAGCAAACACCTTTATGGTTTATTGATGTTCAACAAAATAACTTATCAGTGAAAGCATCTGCCGCGTTAATTCCTCGCACCGATAAGGATTATGAACTTTGGATGATAATAAAAGGGCAAGAAGCGCCTATCTCCCTTGGCCTATTACCAAAGTCAGGAAGAATAGAACTACCTAAGGATGCCCGCTTTAATGCGGATGACATAAGCTTACTTGCAGTCAGCCTTGAACCATTAGGGGGCTCCCCAAATGGCTCACCAACTGAGGTTCTTTACACCACAGAGCTAGTTGTTCTTTAG
- a CDS encoding sigma-70 family RNA polymerase sigma factor: protein MDNDQLLALLSATAKGDKRAFADLYQTTSAKLFAISVKMLGNRAQAEEVLQDAFVKIWHNASDYQVSKGAVMSWMISIVRYRCLDLLRHKKVRKEQSLTDEQEQEDLTSIQVSYEDDSKLVDCIEQLDPQQRQVIHLAYYKGLTHHELVDHISSPLGTVKSWIRRGLQQLQRCLTL from the coding sequence ATGGACAATGATCAACTATTAGCACTGCTCAGTGCAACAGCAAAAGGTGATAAACGCGCTTTTGCTGATTTGTACCAGACAACCAGTGCAAAGTTATTTGCTATCAGCGTAAAAATGCTGGGTAATCGAGCTCAAGCTGAAGAAGTTTTACAAGATGCTTTTGTTAAAATATGGCATAACGCCAGTGACTATCAGGTATCTAAAGGTGCTGTAATGTCTTGGATGATAAGTATCGTGAGGTATCGCTGCTTAGATCTGTTACGTCATAAAAAGGTACGTAAAGAGCAAAGTTTAACTGATGAGCAAGAACAAGAAGATCTGACCTCCATACAGGTGTCCTATGAAGATGACTCAAAATTAGTAGACTGTATTGAACAACTTGATCCACAACAAAGACAAGTTATTCACTTGGCTTATTATAAGGGTTTGACTCATCATGAACTTGTTGATCATATATCGTCTCCTCTAGGTACTGTTAAAAGCTGGATCAGACGCGGGTTACAACAGTTACAAAGGTGCTTAACATTATGA
- a CDS encoding DUF1496 domain-containing protein, producing MFSILFSASSIARDKPVVVFDSQDIYDQSKLCWYDNKRYIEGAIIQIGQSELVCAAKHTHFNNSELSWLRIDKDGNIMRPRPAKTIRVN from the coding sequence ATGTTTAGTATTTTATTTTCAGCGAGCTCAATCGCAAGAGATAAGCCTGTTGTTGTATTTGATTCTCAAGATATATATGACCAATCAAAGCTGTGTTGGTATGACAACAAACGCTACATTGAGGGCGCTATTATTCAGATAGGTCAAAGCGAGCTCGTTTGTGCAGCAAAGCATACACACTTTAACAACAGCGAGTTATCTTGGTTAAGAATTGATAAAGATGGCAACATTATGAGACCACGTCCAGCCAAAACTATTCGTGTTAACTAG
- a CDS encoding Ig-like domain-containing protein, whose protein sequence is MCKFNRSTLLLSVFAGVLAGCGGSDNDDKMKPTPVNNAPSAIDAMVTTQTEVAIEDMLKGSDPDGDALTYSLVSEPSLGDVVVNADGSYTYTPNPETTGSDSFDFAVTDSKNSQATATVSITIEALQVDFATIGRAAFSQSASDKPLSLNGRVFTNTGAEANFDDLVSGN, encoded by the coding sequence ATGTGTAAATTCAATCGTTCTACCTTACTCCTTAGCGTTTTTGCAGGCGTACTCGCAGGCTGTGGCGGTAGTGATAATGATGACAAAATGAAACCGACACCTGTAAACAATGCACCCAGTGCAATTGATGCAATGGTAACAACACAAACAGAAGTTGCTATTGAAGATATGCTAAAAGGGTCTGACCCTGACGGGGATGCACTCACTTACAGTTTAGTGTCAGAACCGAGCTTAGGTGATGTTGTTGTTAATGCTGATGGTAGTTATACGTATACGCCAAATCCAGAAACAACAGGCTCTGACAGTTTTGATTTTGCTGTGACTGATAGTAAAAACAGTCAAGCAACAGCCACTGTGAGTATCACCATTGAGGCGTTGCAAGTTGACTTTGCAACAATTGGCCGTGCTGCATTTAGTCAGAGTGCATCAGATAAACCATTGAGCCTAAACGGTCGTGTATTTACAAATACAGGCGCAGAGGCAAACTTTGATGATCTGGTTAGTGGAAATTAA
- a CDS encoding VF530 family protein, producing the protein MDNQPNNPLHGVKLADIVTKLQEKLGWDGLAAQIDVRCFQNDPSVKSSLKFLRKTPWAREKVEQLYIDTFSNTSNDDDAPFQWKSIKK; encoded by the coding sequence ATGGACAATCAACCTAACAATCCTCTACATGGTGTTAAACTCGCTGATATCGTAACTAAGCTGCAAGAAAAGCTCGGTTGGGATGGTTTGGCGGCGCAAATTGATGTGCGCTGTTTTCAAAATGATCCGAGTGTTAAATCAAGCCTCAAGTTTTTACGCAAAACACCTTGGGCACGCGAAAAGGTAGAGCAATTATACATTGATACCTTTTCTAATACCTCTAACGATGACGACGCACCGTTCCAATGGAAAAGTATAAAAAAGTAG
- a CDS encoding DUF4331 domain-containing protein, translated as MKNVTPSLIAIVVCSTLFSSPTEASSHREAPNIARFPTLDSTDFYAFNSYEEGRGDYVTFIANYIPLQDAYGGPNYFAMDPDATYSIHIDNDGDAIEDMTFAFNFKSMLPNDNMGVALTVGPEGNQRTVAVPLKNVGGVAAGNDAAVNFSESYTVSVISGPQRTGTKAMLTNTMNSSNEFYKPLDYIGNKTFSSMSAYKEYANQYIYTVAIPGCSGMGKVFVGQRKDPFVVNLGKTFDLVNYVPVEGDSAPGAGDGNGFPGGITQSADNDDLAMKNVTAIAVEVPKACVTGEGNGTIGSWTTASLPQARILNPNASFAKNAVNGGALTQVSRLGNPLVNELVIGLKDKDTFSTSAPADDGQFADYVTHPSLPELLNILFKDAVNTTLGTNIETLAPTNFPRVDLVTAFLTGFPGVNQLATVTPSEMLRLNTAIAATAQSEQSAFGVAGDDLAGFPNGRRPGDDVVDIALRVVMGRLCYPIPVNGTDTDLGLCTSDDASVGTVPFTDGAPLDASMMDASFPYLATPIAGSK; from the coding sequence ATGAAGAACGTAACTCCATCTCTTATTGCAATTGTAGTATGTAGTACCCTATTCAGCTCTCCAACTGAAGCTTCAAGTCATCGTGAAGCGCCAAACATCGCGCGCTTTCCGACATTAGATTCAACTGACTTTTACGCGTTTAATAGCTACGAAGAAGGTCGTGGCGACTATGTCACCTTTATCGCTAACTATATCCCACTTCAGGATGCATATGGCGGCCCTAATTATTTCGCTATGGATCCTGATGCAACTTACAGCATTCATATCGATAATGACGGTGATGCCATAGAAGATATGACTTTTGCTTTTAATTTCAAAAGCATGCTCCCTAATGACAATATGGGAGTTGCACTCACAGTGGGACCAGAAGGCAACCAAAGAACCGTGGCAGTACCTCTTAAAAACGTAGGTGGTGTCGCAGCTGGAAATGACGCTGCAGTAAATTTTAGTGAATCATATACTGTTAGTGTTATTTCAGGCCCACAACGTACCGGCACTAAAGCAATGCTGACCAATACCATGAACAGCAGTAATGAGTTTTACAAACCACTTGATTACATCGGTAACAAAACATTTTCATCGATGTCTGCTTATAAAGAGTATGCAAACCAGTATATCTATACTGTTGCGATTCCAGGATGTAGCGGTATGGGTAAAGTATTTGTAGGCCAGCGCAAAGACCCATTTGTTGTTAACCTTGGTAAAACCTTTGATTTAGTTAATTATGTGCCAGTTGAAGGCGACAGTGCCCCTGGGGCAGGTGACGGTAATGGCTTTCCTGGAGGTATTACACAATCTGCAGACAATGATGATTTAGCAATGAAAAATGTCACTGCAATCGCAGTTGAAGTACCCAAAGCATGTGTCACTGGTGAAGGTAACGGCACAATTGGTAGCTGGACAACGGCAAGTTTACCTCAAGCACGCATTTTAAACCCAAATGCTTCATTTGCTAAAAATGCTGTGAACGGGGGTGCCTTAACACAAGTGTCTCGCCTTGGTAACCCACTTGTAAACGAGCTTGTCATTGGCCTTAAGGATAAAGACACTTTCTCTACATCTGCTCCTGCTGATGATGGTCAGTTCGCTGATTATGTAACACACCCTTCACTACCCGAACTACTTAACATCTTATTTAAAGATGCTGTAAATACTACCTTAGGTACGAATATCGAAACCCTTGCACCAACCAACTTCCCTCGTGTTGACTTGGTAACTGCGTTTTTAACTGGTTTCCCAGGTGTAAACCAGCTTGCAACTGTAACACCATCAGAAATGCTACGTTTAAATACCGCTATTGCAGCAACGGCGCAGTCAGAACAATCCGCATTTGGCGTAGCAGGTGATGATTTAGCAGGCTTCCCTAACGGTCGTCGTCCGGGTGATGATGTTGTTGATATTGCGCTTCGTGTTGTAATGGGTCGTTTGTGTTATCCAATCCCTGTCAACGGCACCGACACAGACTTAGGCTTATGCACATCAGATGATGCGAGTGTAGGTACTGTTCCATTCACAGATGGTGCACCATTGGATGCAAGTATGATGGATGCTAGTTTCCCTTATCTTGCAACGCCAATTGCTGGGTCTAAGTAA
- a CDS encoding tetratricopeptide repeat protein: MKLFSFFLLFTTTLLQAEPYIPNDEDVIASSRSPLPATLTKYELATLFEQNQWAGKTESNQGLLKNYLSEKIRETDDPDIHYYYARLLQREHKFELALAVLNDLLKNDPSHVNSILLKANILKVQGQFAAANSNCLSLVGKASIETISTCSLDVKSQMGDLAKSYEGLKKIIKERNISMNTRHVLAEMAYRLNMPEQTLQYLNEVDLAKAPVSLVVLWANAQLALGNNEKVLVTLSKLTADESNLEDALLLRLAQAELNKEDSQSSKWQTLLKKRVTLRELRQDTYHASDLAWYYLMINHDPTKATYWANVNWQHAKLESDKRLLELATKKN; this comes from the coding sequence ATGAAATTATTTTCTTTCTTCCTACTATTTACAACAACGCTATTGCAAGCAGAGCCATATATACCAAACGACGAAGATGTAATAGCAAGTTCAAGAAGTCCTTTACCTGCCACATTAACAAAATACGAATTGGCAACGTTATTTGAGCAGAATCAATGGGCTGGTAAAACAGAATCAAACCAAGGCCTGTTAAAAAATTACTTATCAGAAAAAATTCGCGAAACTGATGACCCTGATATCCACTACTATTATGCACGCCTGCTGCAACGCGAGCACAAGTTCGAACTTGCTTTGGCGGTACTGAATGATTTATTAAAAAACGACCCTAGCCATGTGAATTCAATTTTACTAAAAGCAAATATTCTTAAAGTACAAGGCCAATTTGCAGCAGCAAATTCAAATTGCTTATCGCTGGTGGGTAAAGCCAGTATTGAGACAATTTCAACCTGCTCACTTGATGTTAAAAGTCAAATGGGTGATTTGGCAAAAAGCTATGAAGGCTTAAAAAAAATTATCAAAGAACGAAACATAAGCATGAATACACGCCATGTTCTTGCAGAAATGGCTTATCGATTAAACATGCCAGAGCAAACCTTACAGTATTTAAATGAAGTTGACTTAGCCAAAGCACCTGTCAGCTTAGTTGTGTTGTGGGCAAATGCGCAATTAGCGCTTGGTAATAACGAAAAAGTGCTTGTGACACTTTCAAAACTTACAGCAGATGAAAGCAATCTAGAAGATGCTTTATTACTTCGCTTGGCACAAGCAGAACTAAATAAAGAAGACAGCCAATCAAGTAAGTGGCAAACACTGCTGAAAAAGCGAGTAACACTACGAGAATTGAGACAAGATACCTATCATGCCAGTGACCTTGCTTGGTATTATTTAATGATAAATCATGATCCTACAAAAGCCACTTATTGGGCAAACGTTAACTGGCAGCATGCTAAGTTAGAGAGCGATAAACGCCTGCTCGAATTAGCGACCAAGAAGAACTAG
- a CDS encoding HupE/UreJ family protein has product MKQSLLIALMLFACSFTLKAHQLSTAYLNLEADSTEQLKLSGSWQVAVGDLEQKIPFDLNQDNVITWQEIKTKQSAITSYLSNHFSTVQSAAPCLLSYNGELKVDSHFNQSYIDVPVQIICPNASAAITLKYTALFDIDSNHKAIAAVANSSRVFSQNKQSQVINFNKSSYSDTFIEYVYQGVLHIWMGVDHILFLVALLLTCVLVRNDKRWQGINSKKKIAVDTAWIITAFTLAHSITLTATALELVSPNSRWVELGIAISVLFAALNNIWPLIVRLGWVTFAFGLLHGMGFASVLGELGLSSNYQLMSILAFNLGVELGQLAILAVCLPLLIAMRNYDWYKKWVMPVGSVAIALIALQWSIERF; this is encoded by the coding sequence ATGAAACAGTCACTTTTAATTGCTTTAATGCTTTTTGCTTGTAGCTTTACGTTAAAAGCACACCAGTTAAGTACAGCCTATTTGAATCTCGAAGCTGATTCGACCGAGCAGTTAAAGTTATCGGGTTCTTGGCAGGTTGCCGTTGGTGATTTAGAACAAAAAATCCCCTTTGATTTAAACCAAGATAACGTGATTACATGGCAAGAAATTAAAACCAAACAATCGGCAATTACCTCTTATCTAAGTAATCATTTTTCTACAGTGCAATCTGCAGCGCCTTGCTTGTTATCTTACAATGGAGAATTAAAAGTAGACTCTCACTTTAATCAATCATACATTGATGTCCCTGTTCAGATAATTTGCCCAAACGCGTCTGCCGCAATTACCTTAAAATACACCGCGCTATTTGATATAGACTCAAATCATAAAGCGATTGCAGCTGTTGCTAATTCAAGCAGAGTATTTAGCCAGAACAAACAATCGCAAGTCATTAATTTCAATAAATCGAGTTACAGTGACACATTCATCGAATATGTCTATCAGGGCGTGTTACATATTTGGATGGGTGTCGACCATATTTTATTCCTTGTGGCTCTATTATTAACATGCGTTCTCGTTAGAAATGATAAACGTTGGCAAGGGATTAATTCTAAAAAGAAAATAGCCGTGGATACAGCGTGGATCATCACCGCTTTTACACTCGCCCACTCAATCACATTGACAGCTACTGCATTGGAACTGGTATCACCTAATAGTCGTTGGGTTGAACTGGGAATAGCAATTTCAGTGCTATTTGCAGCGCTTAATAATATTTGGCCACTAATTGTTCGCTTAGGATGGGTAACCTTTGCATTTGGTCTTTTGCATGGAATGGGCTTTGCCAGCGTACTCGGTGAGCTTGGCTTATCTTCTAATTACCAATTGATGAGCATACTTGCATTTAATCTAGGTGTAGAGCTAGGTCAACTTGCAATTTTAGCTGTTTGCTTACCGTTACTTATTGCTATGCGAAATTATGATTGGTACAAAAAATGGGTCATGCCAGTAGGGTCAGTTGCAATTGCTCTTATCGCGTTACAGTGGTCAATAGAACGATTTTAA
- the maiA gene encoding maleylacetoacetate isomerase, giving the protein MKLYSYFRSSAAYRVRIALNLKNIDHELVTVNLLKSEQQSDEYLAKNPQGLLPALETEQGVLAQSLAILEWLEETHPDTPLLTGDAWQKAQIRNLCYAVACDIHPIDNLRVLKYLANDLGVDEEAKTTWYKHWVEVGFQSIEKLLDEANTFCVGNKPTLADVCLVPQVFNALRFKVDMTKYPKIAAVYEQCNKLDAFIDAAPQNQPDAV; this is encoded by the coding sequence ATGAAACTTTATAGCTATTTTCGTTCATCTGCTGCATACCGAGTGCGCATTGCCCTTAATTTGAAGAACATTGATCACGAGCTGGTGACAGTTAACTTATTAAAATCAGAGCAACAAAGTGACGAGTACCTAGCAAAAAACCCACAGGGTTTATTACCTGCACTTGAAACTGAGCAGGGTGTACTTGCTCAGTCTCTGGCTATTTTAGAGTGGCTTGAAGAAACGCACCCAGACACACCGCTTTTGACTGGTGATGCATGGCAAAAAGCTCAGATCCGCAATTTATGTTATGCCGTGGCGTGTGATATCCACCCTATTGATAATTTGCGCGTATTAAAGTATTTAGCTAACGATCTTGGTGTTGACGAAGAGGCAAAAACAACCTGGTATAAGCATTGGGTAGAAGTTGGTTTTCAAAGCATCGAAAAGCTACTTGATGAAGCGAATACTTTTTGTGTTGGGAACAAACCAACGCTTGCTGATGTGTGCCTTGTTCCGCAAGTATTTAATGCACTGCGCTTTAAGGTCGATATGACTAAATACCCTAAGATTGCAGCTGTCTACGAGCAATGTAATAAGCTTGATGCTTTTATTGATGCTGCGCCGCAGAATCAACCTGATGCAGTTTAA